A single window of Periophthalmus magnuspinnatus isolate fPerMag1 chromosome 22, fPerMag1.2.pri, whole genome shotgun sequence DNA harbors:
- the znf106a gene encoding LOW QUALITY PROTEIN: zinc finger protein 106 (The sequence of the model RefSeq protein was modified relative to this genomic sequence to represent the inferred CDS: deleted 4 bases in 3 codons), which translates to MAKNRKCILCETVYVSRQEMEEHMRSMLHHRELENLKGRDCGHECRVCKITVVSLTDYASHISSPTHKQNVEDFERIPARNTSNEEYFDKTLVQLIEKRNEQIRKEKESAAAKLAQEEAERKRKEEFQQRLKETKERFRLELQQQSNLYGPQQGSWYKGNQYGTNPGHMQNVRPWQQSKWGKSSTWHAQEPPTFKKFNKIPPPWISNAGSSNGVYGCNNISQNVRPRMGPPPPLFPSLPKFFTKGVNQFHSQATNQGATQKSEPKAAEKQNTEAENPNNKGNKSFGSNPKFDKTCRWSPYHVNNKGSESMPNLVQKTPKSQKVDKGTESVISNPDKRNSSGESSNNSSRSSSLQRDGQNATTTTTTLSPSTQRAKIAVQKAERRPSVGAGPCGGAQVSKTSTQNNEKLKTKNSLSGLSKSDRQLTETVKNVKQLEKRWSLDSLSNIGQKTTQVQGQEQVGVNKENTMRQNQAKMSMPALSKPAKLPDQSLQHLQVSTSSLESSAGPSVNEEGDKTKVNTETEPSEDTLIQSTVDTDVLKPSDSQIPFPKSKINLSPLLKKDLTKHMIPNKAKSTTNLEPNLNIARRVRNLTESKKSDCDKDSGLKPTIRQLISPSGSRRKVNWEQVYHEVRKKQDKGKGMPRFGIEMVPIDQEDHSQEEEDFTLLEGFHWDSLLGAQTPPTSLKRSLSESSIAPTPNAPFLDNLVIKVRAPGAFTGLTYCRRLRWACVMQSTTAQRRLDLLQRSHSVAEESSGTEMCEGQGTSKKRRARDVPHPETSSLEHHTKRRKKSKKVAERSHIMELLAVSLREDELSRSLLSLDTDLIKARAALEAAYVEVQRLMIAKQQVNTEMGTLRNKRIELLKGMQAGCTEEAPDFIVKEKRQDDSDVHLSSSVSSITDPSLCGTNPRASPPAPCVPFTPMAVKEEPRSPVHINSEQDSAVYAHSTTPELPSAASATEAALYSLPSPERRSELCQRRPDQERDEFGDSVDSKESLADLVQSIEKGIQASQGHTEPNTNDKMPAPSWRDSEVGSFVESTAAPSFETPSGFNVPASPSEMRSVKKVRKLKKRKSLKKAQSSELPESSDTEMDTEASRPRCPRSRRRNSGGSQVSTSNQQTEEREEDVKMEEEEELHIEKKDPKPSKSSAKQLRVMLTAVTVKAEPEKNAPGFSGPTLNPDSAKPEAQNVACYEVSSTSDMDVSPAPESDVQVSFALPKMGKTSSDVSSDHGEDDVPTEGSFEGHLEAVNSMQIHDGLLYTCSGDRTVRAFDIVSHKCVAVFEGHSSKVNALLVSAGPYLHRRLYTGSSDLTIRCYSLTTQKFEEQFSLADRVLCLHSRWKIMFAGLGNGTVVNFNLKTNKQMDVFECHGPRAVSCLASSQEGARRLLLVGSYDNTISVRDAKNGLLLRTLEGHSKTVLCMKVVNDLVFSGSSDQCVYAHNIHSGQLVRTYKGHSHAVSVVCVQGKVMLTACLDKLIRVYDLQSHEQLQVYGGHKDMVMCMTTHKNMIYTGCYDGSVQAIKLNLMQNYHCRWHGCSMVFGVLDHLEHHLCNNHTSQNLQMLRCRWKNCEEFFSGRISSKKAMLLHMQKHAAEESQVEP; encoded by the exons ATGGCCAAGAACAGAAAGTGCATTCTCTGTGAGACTGTCTATGTCTCCAGACAG GAAATGGAGGAGCACATGAGAAGTATGCTGCACCACAGAGAGCTGGAGAATCTCAAAGGACG GGACTGTGGCCATGAGTGCAGGGTGTGTAAGATTACCGTGGTGAGCCTAACGGACTACGCTAGCCACATCTCCAGCCCCACGCACAAACAAAACGTGGAGGATTTTGAACGCATCCCGGCTCGCAACACTTCCAATGAGGAATACTTCGATAAGACCCTGGTGCAGCTTATCGAGAAGAGAAACGAGCAGATAAG AAAAGAAAAGGAGTCAGCTGCTGCGAAGCTCGCTCAAGAAGAGGCTGAGCGAAAGCGGAAGGAGGAGTTCCAGCAGAGATTAAAGGAAACAAAGGAGCGTTTTCGACTTGAGTTGCAACAGCAGTCCAACCTATATGGCCCCCAGCAAGGATCATGGTACAAGGGCAACCAATATGGCACCAACCCTGGACACATGCAAAACGTTAGACCCTGGCAGCAGAGTAAATGGGGGAAGAGCTCCACCTGGCATGCACAAGAGCCCCCTACTTTCAAAAAGTTCAACAAAATCCCACCCCCATGGATCAGTAATGCAGGCAGCAGCAATGGTGTTTATGGGTGCAATAACATATCCCAAAATGTCCGACCTCGTATGGGGCCACCTCCTCCTTTGTTCCCGTCCTTACCAAAGTTTTTCACAAAAGGGGTCAATCAATTTCACAGTCAAGCAACAAACCAAGGAGCTACACAGAAATCTGAGCCTAAAgctgcagaaaaacaaaacacagaagcaGAGAATCCTAACAATAAAGGCAACAAGTCATTTGGCAGTAACCCCAAATTTGACAAAACGTGTCGCTGGTCGCCGTACCATGTCAATAATAAAGGGTCGGAGTCCATGCCAAATCTTGTTCAAAAAACTCCCAAATCACAAAAAGTAGACAAAGGAACTGAAAGCGTCATATCTAACCCTGACAAAAGAAATTCAAGTGGGGAAAGTAGTAACaacagcagtagaagtagtagtctTCAGAGAGATGGTCAGaatgctaccactactacaactactcttAGCCCATCTACTCAGAGGGCTAAAATAGCAGTGCAAAAAGCAGAGAGGAGACCTTCTGTAGGTGCAGGTCCATGTGGTGGAGCTCAAGTCAGCAAGACATCTACTCAAAATAATGAGAAGTTGAAGACAAAAAATAGTCTAAGTGGTTTATCAAAGTCAGATCGGCAGCTAACTGAAactgtgaaaaatgtgaaacaGCTCGAAAAGAGATGGTCCTTGGATAGCTTAAGTAACATTGGGCAAAAGACAACACAAGTACAGGGGCAAGAGCAAGTTGGCGTCAATAAGGAAAATACGATGAGGCAGAATCAGGCTAAGATGTCCATGCCTGCTTTGAGTAAACCCGCCAAGCTACCAGACCAGTCACTCCAGCATCTTCAAGTCAGCACATCTTCTCTTGAAAGCTCAGCCGGTCCCAGTGTGAATGAGGAAGGTGACAAAACCAAGGTTAATACTGAGACAGAACCATCTGAAGATACATTGATACAATCTACCGTAGACACTGACGTCTTAAAACCCAGTGACTCACAAATCCCATTTCCAAAATCCAAAATCAACCTGTCCCCGCTCCTTAAGAAGGATTTGACCAAACACATGATCCCAAACAAGGCCAAAAGTACTACTAACCTTGAACCCAATTTGAACATTGCGAGACGGGTCAGAAATCTGACCGAGTCAAAGAAGAGCGACTGTGATAAAGATTCAGGACTGAAGCCCACCATTCGACAGCTCATCAGCCCCTCTGGGTCCAGACGAAAGGTGAACTGGGAACAGGTCTACCATGAGGTCAGGAAGAAGCAGGACAAAGGGAAAGGCATGCCAAG ATTTGGGATAGAGATGGTGCCAATAGACCAAGAGGACCACAGTCAGGAAGAGGAAGACTTC ACACTGCTGGAGGGCTTCCATTGGGACTCACTGCTGGGTGCCCAGACTCCCCCCACCTCCCTG AAACGCTCCCTATCCGAGAGTAGCATTGCCCCAACGCCCAATGCCCCTTTTTTGGACAATTTAGTGATCAAGGTCAGAGCCCCAGGAGCCTTCACAGGA CTGACCTACTGCAGGAGATTGAGATGGGCCTGTGTGATGCAGAGCACCACTGCACAGAGGAGGTTAGACCTCCTGCAGAGGTCGCATTCTGTCGCTGAGGAGAGTTCTGGAACAGAGATGTGTGAAGGACAGGGGACATCGAAGAAGAGGAGAGCAAGA GATGTGCCTCACCCAGAGACATCTTCTTTGGAGCATCACACTAAAAGGcggaaaaaatcaaaaaaag ttgCAGAGCGTTCCCATATTATGGAGCTGTTGGCGGTGTCATTGCGCGAGGATGAGCTCAGTCGGTCCCTTCTAAGTTTGGACACAGACCTGATCAAGGCTCGGGCTGCTCTGGAGGCTGCCTATGTGGAGGTGCAACGGCTAATGATAGCCAAGCAACAG GTGAATACAGAGATGGGCACCCTGAGAAACAAGCGTATTGAGTTGCTTAAAGGGATGCAAG CAGGCTGTACAGAGGAGGCCCCTGACTTTATagtgaaagagaagagacaagatGACTCAGACgtgcacctctcctcctctgtctcctccatcACAGACCCCTCTCTGTGTGGGACCAACCCTCGCGCCTCTCCACCTGCTCCCTGTGTGCCCTTTACCCCTATGGCCGTGAAAGAGGAGCCACGGTCCCCTGTCCACATCAACTCTGAACAGGACTCTGCTGTCTACGCCCACAGCACCACACCAGAGCTGCCCTCCGCCGCATCTGCAACAG AAGCGGCATTATACTCTCTCCCATCTCCTGAAAGAAGGTCTGAGTTGTGCCAAAGGCGCCCAGACCAGGAGCGAGATGAGTTTGGAGATTCTGTTGACTCCAAGGAGAGTTTAGCTGATCTGGTGCAATCCATTGAGAAGGGAATCCAGGCATCACAAGGCCACACCGAGCCCAACACTAATGACAAAATGCCTGCACCAAGCTGGAGGGACTCGGAAGTGGGCAGTTTTGTAGAAAGTACAGCTGCCCCATCATTTGAGACGCCCTCTGGGTTCAATGTGCCCGCCTCTCCATCTGAGATGAGGAGTGTGAAGAAAGTGAGGAAGCTGAAGAAAAGGAAATCACTGAAGAAAGCACAGAGTTCAGAGTTGCCCGAGAGCAGTGATACAGAGATGGATACTGAAGCGTCTAGGCCCCGGTGCCCACGTTCCAGGAGGAGGAACAGCGGAGGGTCCCAAGTCAGTACCTCCAACCagcaaacagaggagagggaggaggatgtcaaaatggaagaggaggaggagctgcatATTGAGAAAAAGGATCCCAAGCCCTCAAAAAGCAGTGCTAAACAGCTCCGTGTGATGCTCACTGCGGTTACAGTGAAGGCTGAACCAGAGAAGAATGCACCGGGCTTCAGTGGTCCCACTCTGAACCCAGACTCCGCCAAACCAGAGGCCCAGAATGTGGCCTGCTATGAAGTCAGCTCCACAAGTGACATGGACGTATCACCTGCTCCAGAGAG tgatGTTCAGGTGAGCTTCGCACTGCCAAAAATGGGAAAGACTTCATCAG ATGTTTCTTCTGATCATGGGGAGGATGACGTCCCAACAGAGGGATCATTCGAGGGTCACCTGGAGGCAGTGAACTCAATGCAGATACACGACGGGCTGCTGTACACCTGCTCTGGGGACCGCACTGTCAGAGCCTTTGATATTGTG AGTCATAAGTGCGTTGCGGTTTTTGAAGGCCATAGCTCCAAAGTGAACGCTCTGCTGGTGTCTGCGGGTCCCTATCTCCATCGTCGCCTTTATACTGGCTCCAGTGACCTGACCATTCGCTGCTACAGCCTCACG ACACAGAAGTTTGAGGAGCAGTTCTCTCTGGCCGACCGAGTCCTCTGCCTCCACAGCCGCTGGAAGATCATGTTCGCTGGGCTTGGCAATGGCACAGTGGTCAACTTTAACCTCAAG ACAAACAAGCAGATGGATGTGTTTGAGTGCCACGGGCCGAGGGCTGTGAGCTGTCTGGCCTCGTCGCAGGAGGGGGCACGGCGCCTCCTGTTGGTGGGGTCTTATGACAACACCATCAGTGTGAGGGATGCCAAGAACGGGCTCCTGCTGCGGACACTGGAGGGACACAGCAAAACAGTGCTCTGTATGAAG gtGGTGAATGATTTGGTGTTTAGCGGATCTAGTGATCAGTGTGTCTACGCTCACAATATTCAT TCGGGACAACTGGTGCGCACGTACAAGGGCCACAGTCATGCCGTCTCTGTAGTGTGTGTTCAGGGGAAGGTGATGCTGACAGCCTGCCTCGACAAACTGATCCGAGTCTACGATCTGCAG TCCCATGAACAGCTGCAGGTTTATGGTGGACACAAGGACATGGTGATGTGCATGACCACCCACAAAAATATG ATCTACACAGGATGTTATGATGGCAGTGTGCAGGCCATCAAACTCAACCTGATGCAGAACTATCATTGTCGG TGGCACGGCTGCTCGATGGTCTTTGGGGTTTTGGATCACCTAGAACACCATCTGTGCAATAACCACACCAGCCAGAACCTGCAGATGCTGCGATGCCGGTGGAAAAACTGTGAGGAATTTTTCAGCGGTCGCATCAGCTCCAAAAAG GCGATGCTTTTGCACATGCAGAAACACGCAGCAGAGGAGTCCCAAGTGGAGCCTTGA
- the capn3a gene encoding calpain-3, whose amino-acid sequence MTLVQAAKVKIVSGDKMPYAPSGFFCDRLIRERERRDGEGSLNKPLRFNGQDYNTLRQECLQRKALFEDDSFQATVESLGFKELGHKSTKVKNIVWKRPKEICDNPQFIVGGASRTDICQGDLGDCWLLAAIACLTLYEKLLYRVVPHEQSYSENYAGIFHFQFWRYGDWVDVVIDDRIPTVNNQLVFTKSAERNEFWSALLEKAYAKLHGSYEALKGGNTTEAMEDFTGGVTEFYEMKEAPKELYKIMKKALERGSLMGCSIDSLVPARFETRTVTGLVKGHAYSVTAVEECRPSQNKESKVRLVRLRNPWGQVEWNGPWSDNSKEWATLPKAEKEKLQHQNAEDGEFWMSFEDFKKNYTKIEICNLTPDALEDDKIHKWTVSVNEGRWVRGCSAGGCRNYPDTFWTNPQYRLRLLEEDDDSEEGEVGCTFVVSLMQKNRRKERKMGANLFTIGFSIYEVPKEMHGNKQHMQKDFFLLNQSKARCKSFINLREVTQRFRLSPGEYVIIPSTYEPHQEGEFILRVFSEKRNTSEEIENRIEADHPVPAPASVGEESEEDQQFRSIFQEIAGDEMEITANELQNVLNRVITKHKDMNTEGFSLESCRSMIALMDMDGTGRLNLQEFRHLWNKIKQWQGIFKHYNADQSGSINSYEMRNAVNDAGFRLNNQLYDIITMRYANENMNIDFDSFISCLVRLEAMFRAFQAFDQDGDGTIRLSVLEWLQLTMYA is encoded by the exons ATGACTTTAGTACAAGCTGCAAAAGTTAAAATAGTGAGCGGCGACAAGATGCCCTATGCGCCGTCCGGGTTCTTTTGCGACCGCCTGAtccgagagagggagaggcgggATGGGGAAGGGTCGCTGAACAAGCCCCTGAGGTTTAATGGACAGGACTACAACACCCTGAGACAAGAGTGCCTCCAGAGAAAGGCCCTGTTTGAGGATGACTCTTTCCAGGCCACAGTCGAGTCTTTGGGCTTCAAGGAGCTTGGACACAAATCTACCAAAGTCAAGAACATCGTCTGGAAACGACCCAAG GAAATCTGTGACAACCCTCAGTTCATTGTTGGAGGAGCCAGCAGGACTGACATCTGCCAAGGAGATTTGG GTGATTGCTGGCTGTTAGCTGCCATTGCCTGTCTGACCCTCTATGAGAAACTCCTGTATCGCGTTGTTCCTCATGAGCAAAGTTACTCAGAAAACTATGCTGGTATCTTCCACTTCCAG TTCTGGCGCTATGGCGACTGGGTGGACGTTGTCATTGACGACCGGATCCCGACTGTTAACAACCAGCTGGTCTTCACCAAGTCGGCCGAGAGGAACGAGTTTTGGAGTGCCCTGCTGGAGAAGGCCTATGCCAA GCTGCACGGGTCCTATGAGGCTCTGAAGGGCGGGAACACAACTGAAGCCATGGAGGACTTCACCGGAGGAGTCACTGAGTTTTACGAGATGAAGGAAGCACCAAAAGAGCTGTATAAGATCATGAAGAAAGCTTTGGAGAGGGGGTCTCTGATGGGCTGCTCCATTGAT TCCCTTGTTCCTGCTCGGTTTGAAACCCGTACAGTGACTGGACTAGTAAAGGGTCACGCCTACTCAGTCACTGCTGTGGAGGAG TGTAGACCATCTCAGAATAAGGAGTCTAAAGTCCGTCTGGTGAGACTCAGAAATCCCTGGGGTCAAGTCGAGTGGAACGGGCCCTGGAGTGACAA CTCTAAGGAATGGGCCACATTGCCTAAAGCTGAAAAGGAGAAGCTACAACACCAGAATGCAGAGGATGGAGAGTTCTG GATGTCGTTTGAGGACTTTAAGAAGAACTACACAAAGATTGAGATCTGTAACTTGACTCCTGATGCTCTGGAGGATGATAAGATCCACAAATGGACTGTGTCTGTGAACGAGGGccgctgggtcagaggctgctCCGCTGGAGGCTGCAGGAACTACCCAG ACACGTTCTGGACCAACCCTCAGTACCGCCTGCGTCTTCTAGAGGAGGACGATGACTCAGAGGAGGGCGAGGTCGGCTGCACATTTGTGGTGTCTCTAATGcaaaagaacagaaggaaagagcGAAAGATGGGGGCCAACCTGTTCACCATCGGGTTTTCCATCTATGAG GTGCCAAAGGAG ATGCACGGGAACAAGCAGCACATGCAGAAAGACTTTTTCCTGTTGAACCAGTCCAAGGCTCGCTGTAAGTCCTTCATAAACCTGAGAGAGGTGACCCAACGTTTCCGCCTGAGTCCTGGAGAGTACGTGATCATACCATCCACCTATGAGCCGCACCAGGAGGGAGAGTTCATCCTCCGTGTCTTCTCTGAAAAAAGAAACACTTCAGA GGAGATAGAGAACAGGATCGAGGCTGACCATCCCGTG CCTGCTCCAGCCTCAGTGGgggaagagagtgaagaggatcAGCAGTTCAGGTCTATTTTTCAAGAAATAGCTGGTGAT GAAATGGAGATAACGGCCAACGAACTGCAAAATGTCCTTAACAGGGTCATCACCAAAC ACAAGGACATGAACACAGAGGGCTTCAGTCTAGAGAGCTGCAGGAGCATGATCGCTCTGATGGAC ATGGATGGGACAGGTCGACTGAACCTCCAGGAGTTCAGGCATCTGTGGAACAAGATCAAACAGTGGCAG GGAATCTTTAAGCACTACAACGCTGACCAGTCTGGGAGCATCAACAGCTACGAGATGAGGAATGCGGTCAACGATGCAG GCTTCCGTCTCAATAACCAgctgtatgacatcatcaccatGCGCTATGCTAATGAGAACATGAACATTGACTTTGACAGCTTCATCAGCTGCCTGGTTCGACTGGAAGCCATGTTCA GGGCGTTCCAGGCCTTCGATCAAGACGGAGACGGCACCATCAGACTCAGTGTCCTCGAG TGGCTCCAGTTGACCATGTACGCCTGA
- the ganc gene encoding neutral alpha-glucosidase C, with the protein MTEANVTSVVPNDEGKEKFKKSEHVAFYRRQIQGPNRLYRALLDSLVLNVNGAQFELLETDIQTKLLLILSPCKNDTIRILIDELVPIKARYRVKDVITAEPQSERVRVEKQTKDSVILSWSTGRYQARIWCFPFHIEILCEDEVIATFNPKNKLWFETLQDPKRAASNTTEEDGNALWKETFRQFVDYKTNGPSSVGADLRLHGFSHVFGLPEHADRLQLRDTRDDEPYRLYNLDVFAYALNSPFGLYGSVPFVLAHSSNRTLGAFWLNASETFVNIHYSITSTDKDESIPPVKKRRTQPHTDLHWLSESGVIDCRILLGPQPKHIFSQYAQLTGYQSLPPLFALGYHQCRWNYDDEADVKYVDAGFDLHNIPYDVIWLDIEHTDGKRYFTWDPVHFPKPIELQRHLQRKKRKLVVISDPHIKLDPDWPLFHEALGSGHFVKDRGGQIFKGSCWPGESCYLDFSNPATRAWYSRCFSLNNFQGSTSSLFVWNDMNEPSVFDGPEQTMPKDAVHSGGWEHRDLHNLYGFYQQMATAEGLLTRSGGQHRPFVLSRSFFAGSQRFGAIWTGDNVATWDYLKISIPMVLSLSVAGITFCGADVGGFVQDPDPELLVRWYQAGALTPFFRGHSAKETNRREPWLFGEEVTAAVRNTIQQRYQLLPYWYTLFYWAHTMGQPPLRPLWVEFPAEEDTFTMDNEYMIGGALLACPITDPGVQQVQVLLPSSEEIWYDVQSLKVHKGGRTVILPVTMDTVPVFQRGGTIICRSTGSGSCSEDFQKLPLSLTVALNSQEFAEGNLFLDDGYSFRYHDTKAFSLHSFKMDSGRLCSRPFSEEGSFDSNTVIQSITIIGLKRKPSSVVVNVSGIEERHAFEFAESCCVLTLDNLNLKVVKNWDIHIGPH; encoded by the exons ATGACGGAAGCGAATGTCACCAG TGTTGTGCCAAATGATGAAGGAAAGGAAAAGTTTAAGAAAAGTGAACATGTTGCTTTCTACAG ACGGCAGATACAGGGCCCAAACAGACTGTACCGGGCCCTTTTGGACTCTCTGGTGCTCAATGTAAATGGAGCTCAGTTTGAACTGCTGGAGACTGACATTCAG ACCAAGCTGCTCTTAATTCTGTCGCCTTGTAAAAACGACACCATAAGGATATTGATAGATGAACTTGTACCGATTAAGGCTCGCTACAGAGTTAAAGATGTGATCACAGCTGAGCCACAGTCTGAGAG ggtGAGGGTGGAAAAACAGACTAAAGACTCAGTCATACTCTCCTGGTCGACTGGACGTTATCAGGCCCGCATTTGGTGTTTTCCGTTCCACATAGAGATCCTGTGTGAAGATGAAGTGATTGCAACTTTTAacccaaaaaataaactctggTTTGAGACACTGCAGGATCCTAAAAG ggcAGCGTCTAACACAACAGAG GAAGATGGCAATGCATTATGGAAAGAGACCTTTAGACAGTTTGTGGATTACAAGACTAATG GTCCCAGTAGTGTTGGAGCAGATCTGCGACTTCAtggtttcagtcatgtttttggtCTCCCTGAACATGCTGACCGATTGCAGCTCAGAGACACCAG AGACGATGAACCCTACCGGCTGTATAACCTGGACGTCTTTGCGTATGCCCTGAACTCTCCTTTTGGCCTTTATGGCTCTGTCCCCTTTGTGTTGGCCCACTCCTCAAACAGGACACTGGGAGCATTTTGGCTGAATGCTTCAGAAACATTTGTTAATATTCATTACAGCATTACATCGACTGATAAG GATGAGTCAATCCCCCCAGTGAAGAAGAGGCGCACTCAGCCCCACACAGACCTCCACTGGCTCTCTGAGAGTGGGGTCATCGACTGCAGGATTTTACTCGGGCCTCAACCAAAACATATCTTTTCACAGTATGCCCAACTAACAG GATACCAGTCACTGCCCCCTCTGTTTGCTCTCGGGTACCATCAGTGCCGCTGGAATTACGACGATGAGGCTGATGTTAAATATGTAGACGCTGGATTTGACCTCCATAACATCCCATACGACGTTATCTGGTTGGACATCGAACACACAGACGGGAAACGCTACTTCACCTGGGACCCTGTACATTTCCCCAAACCTATAGAACTACAGCGCCACctacagaggaagaagaggaag TTGGTCGTTATAAGTGACCCTCACATCAAACTAGACCCTGATTGGCCTCTGTTCCATGAAGCTCTGGGAAGTGGACACTTCGTTAAAGACAGAGGGGGGCAGATCTTTAAGGGCTCCTGCTGGCCAG GTGAATCCTGTTACTTGGATTTCAGTAACCCAGCCACACGAGCATGGTACTCCAGgtgcttttctctcaataaCTTTCAG GGTTCGACGTCCTCATTGTTTGTGTGGAATGATATGAATGAACCATCTGTGTTTGATGGACCTGAGCAGACGATGCCTAAAGACGCAGTGCACTCTGGAGGCTGGGAGCACAGAGACCTACACAACCTGTATGGCTTCTATCAA CAAATGGCTACTGCTGAGGGCCTGTTAACTCGGTCTGGTGGACAACATAGGCCATTTGTGCTGTCACGCTCCTTCTTTGCTGGGTCACAGAGATTTg GTGCAATATGGACAGGGGACAATGTGGCTACTTGGGATTATCTGAAGATCTCAATACCGATGGTGTTGTCCTTAAGTGTGGCAGGCATCACATTTTGTGGAG CGGATGTGGGTGGTTTTGTCCAGGATCCTGATCCTGAGTTACTGGTCCGATGGTACCAGGCCGGTGCACTCACCCCGTTTTTCCGAGGACATTCTGCCAAAGAAACAAATCGGCGCGAGCCCTGGCTTTTTGGGGAAGAAGTCACTGCTGCAGTTCGCAACACTATCCAGCAGAG ATATCAACTCCTACCATATTGGTACACATTGTTTTACTGGGCTCACACAATGGGACAACCTCCTCTCAG ACCTCTTTGGGTGGAGTTCCCAGCAGAAGAGGACACCTTCACCATGGACAATGAATACATGATTG GTGGTGCTCTCTTGGCCTGTCCCATCACTGACCCTGGTGTGCAACAAGTCCAGGTCCTATTGCCTAGTTCTGAAGAG ATCTGGTATGATGTCCAATCACTAAAAGTGCACAAAGGAGGCAGGACTGTTATACTGCCTGTCACCATGGACACt GTGCCTGTGTTTCAGCGTGGAGGGACGATTATTTGCAGGTCGACAGGCAGTGGTTCATGCTCAGAGGACTTCCAGAAATTACCACTCTCCTTGACTGTGGCGCTAAACTCTCAG gaATTTGCTGAAGGAAATCTGTTTCTGGACGATGGTTATTCATTTAGGTACCATGACACAAAGGCCTTCTCTCTACACAgcttcaagatggattctggTCGACTCTGCTCCCg TCCTTTTAGTGAAGAAGGATCATTTGATTCTAACACGGTTATACAGTCGATTACTATTATAGGGCTGAAGAGAAAACCATCTTCTGTGGTTGTGAACGTCTCAG GTATTGAGGAGAGACATGCATTTGAATTTGCTGAGAGCTGCTGTGTTTTGACCCTGGACAACCTAAACCTCAAAGTGGTGAAAAACTGGGACATACACATAGGTCCACACTGA